The sequence ATTTTACTCGAGGGGACGCCTTGCTCAAGGGGGATGTTGCGATGATGGGCGTGTTGCGCATGGGGCAGGGGGTGATGCCCGGCTACAGTGGTCTGCTTGACGAGAGCGAGATGGAAGACGTAATCGCCTATTTGCGGACGTTTTTGTGATCTGTTGGCGGTTGGCGCACGTTGTTGCTGCGGTAATGCTCTGGCTGGGTGTTGGCGTTTGCTGGGCAGCGCCTGAATACCGCGTGGTGGAGAGTTTTGAGGTCGGCAACAATGTCTACGTCCGCGCACTGAGCGTGGATGCAAAGCGCAACCAGTTATGGATAGGTACCTCTGTTGGTGCGGTGCAGGTTAATTTAAAAAATGGGGTCGCACTGCAGACCTATACCCGCGAGACGGGCCTGGCGAACGAGTACGTTTTCGCGGCGTTGGCGGACAAACAGGGCGATGTCTGGCTTGGAACCAACGGCGGTGGCGTGT is a genomic window of Gammaproteobacteria bacterium containing:
- a CDS encoding cytochrome c, with amino-acid sequence MSKYVFSAILLLVAQSAIAADVFRGKQVYMQHCVDCHGPSGEGVMAGAPNFTRGDALLKGDVAMMGVLRMGQGVMPGYSGLLDESEMEDVIAYLRTFL